CCAGGCGGTCGACGTTGCGGTCCAAGGTGGCGGAGAACAGCATCGTCTGGCCGCCTTCCGCGACCTGCTCGAGCAGTTCGGTCACCTGCGGCAGAAAGCCCATGTCGGCCATCTGGTCGGCCTCGTCCAGCACGGTGACCGAGACCGCACCGAGGTGGCAGTCGCCGCGCTGAATCAGATCCTTCAGACGTCCCGGCGTGGCGACCACGATCTCCGCGCCACGGGTCAGTTCCCGCGCCTGACGGTTGATCGACATCCCGCCCACCACGGTCGCCATCCGCAACCGCACCGCCTCCGCATACGGGGTGAGCGCCTCGGTGACCTGCTGCGCCAGCTCTCGCGTGGGCACCAGGACCAAGGCCAGCGGCCGACGCGGCCGGGCGCGGCGCCCGGCGGTGCGGGCCAGCACGGCGAGGCCGAACGCGATGGTCTTGCCCGAACCCGTCCGGCCACGGCCGAGCACGTCACGGCCGGCCAGCGCGCTGGGCAGCGTCGCGGCTTGGATCGGGAACGGCGAGACAACGTTATTGCGGGTCAGCACCGGCAGCAGTGCGCTCGGCATGTCCAACTCGTCGAACGAACCGACGGCCGGGAGGACCGGGGTGCTGCTGGCCGTGTTCGCGAACTCGCTTCGCAGCGACAGTCCCGAAGGCGCCTTCTGATCCGAGGGCCGGTCGTTGTAGTCCCCCATGCGCTGGCCCGAGACGGCGTGATGGTGAGCGGGGCGATCTGAACGATTCATGGGAAACCTTCCTCAGGGCCGGCACGTCACGAGGAAGGCACCGCGGCGCGGGCGCCGCCGAGGGCCACAGGGGTGCGGGCCGAAACAGTCACGGATGCAGCGTGGACGGTGGAACCGTGCGGTACGGCACCTGCGGCCGGCGCTCACCCCGATGGCCGGGAGCGAAGCAGAATCGTGGACCCGCGGCGGTCGGGGCGGTGAGACGCGGACGGGAAGCCGTGCGCCCGATGGGTACAGCCAATCGGGCAAACAGAAGGCCTGAACAGGCCGGATCATGCATGGCGCAATACCAAGGGGCCCGCACCGGGCATGAAACGCGGTGCGGGCCCCACGCTGCTAGGCGGGTGCCACGGCAGAAGAACTACAGCGGACGAATGTTCTCGGCCTGCGGGCCCTTCTGGCCCTGCGCGACGTCGAACTCGACCTTCTGGCCCTCGAGCAGCTCACGGAAGCCGTTGGCGTTGATGTTCGAGTAGTGGGCGAAGACGTCCGGGCCGCCACCCTCCTGCTCGATGAAGCCGAAGCCCTTTTCCGCGTTGAACCACTTCACAGTGCCATTAGCCATAAAAATAATCTCCTTCAAGGGGCTGTCCGCAGCGTGCACACTGCAGGCTACGAGTCGCCGCGATGAGCACCCATCCGGGCATCAAGCCGGGAAACAAAAATGCGCCTGCATACACGAGCAGGCGCACACAAAGTTCATGGGAACCACTACTGCAACTACTCACACCCTAACAGGCCGCAGGCCGTCCTGCCGGGAAATTTCACCTACCAATTTCCGCGAAGACCGCCCGCAGGCATGACTGCGGTGGCCATAAGCATGAAAACGCCTTGAAGCAAGGAGAGTTGGGGCGAGCTGCGCATCGTCCGCGTGACCAGCGGCCGCGCCCGCAGGGTGACGGAATCGGATCACCACCCGGGGCTCTCGGCTCCGGCCCGGACGCCCCCGGCACTCATATGTTCGGGCCATCTGAATTCGAGCCCTCCCGAACGCGGTCTGTGGTGGGCCGGTCAGGCCGAGGTGGCTGACCCAGTTGTGGAAGGGCGCACGGCGGATCCTGGCAAGCGGAGGCTGTGACGAACCCGGCCAGCCAGAACACGAGCGGGCCCAGGAGGATCAGAAGGCCATCGGCGCGGCTGGCGGCGTCCGAACGGATGATTTGCGAAGCGCCCTCTCTCCCTCGATGCGCGCCCGCCCCGCCCCTTCCCCTACTCCCTCCATAAGGCGAGGCGGGCGCGCAGAGGGGGATGTCATGACGTAAGAAGCACTCAGCAAGCCATGTGAGCACCTGTTTTACGCGGGACCGCCGGACGGGCCGGTCGCTGAGCGGCGGGGCGGACGGCGAGGCGCAGGGCCGACTTGACGACGCGGTGTGTGACGGGGCGTACGGCGGGACCTCGAAGAACCTCCGCCATTCGGCTGATCAAACAGGGCATTCGCGAATCTCGCTTGCCTCGGTACGCGGTCGCTCCCCGCCACGGTCAGCGGTCTCACTCGATCGGCGTGGCTTCGTGTTCGGCGCAGGTCCGGCACAGTGTCTGGCTGGTGCGCAGGGGGCGGCCGCACAGTCCGTCGTCTCCTGGGCATTCGTGGGCGACGGGCCGGTCGCGTTGGTGTTGTGGGTCGTGGGCGGTCGGGGTCGCGGCGGGTGTGGGGGTGGCCAGGAGGTCGTCGATGCGCCAGGTGATCACGCTGCGGGGGTGGGTGAGGCCGTCGGTGTCGACGGTCAGCGCGGTGGTCACGCGCCTGGGTGTCCAGCCGCGGCGGAGCAGTTCGTCCACTTTTCCACCGAGCGCGCGGACGGTGGCGGCGGGCAGGTTGATGGCCGGCACCGCGTCGCAGACCTGCCACAGCAGTTGCTGGCCGGCTGTTGCTTCACCGGGTGCTGCCGGAAGCGGTGGGTTCGCCTTCGTCCCGGTCTCCCCACCACTTCCTTTCCTGCTCGCGTCAGCAGACTGCGCCGGTTCCGGGGGCAGGAGGGGGGAGGTGGGGTTGGTGTTCTTCCGGCTGGTGTTCTTCTTCTTGTTGTTCTTAGGGGTGCGATTAACCGCGTGCGGATGAACCGCGTGCGGATATCCGGTAACCGGCTGCGACCTGCGGCTTTGTGCGTCCTCGCAGGTGGGGGCCGGTTGCGGGTTTTCGGCTACCGGTCCTGAGCTGGGGGTTTGCTCGATCGGCATGTCGGTGATCAGGTACTCGACCTGGCCCATGGTGCCGTCGGGGCGGCGCTGCTGGTCGCGCACGAGGTAGCCGAACTGCTCGAGTTCCTTCAGGCCGGCGCGGATGGCGGACAGGCCGTCGGTGGACTGGGCGGCCAGGCGGCGGGGGTTGATGCCGTAGCCGTCGCGGTGGGTGGAGATCAGTCCGAAGAGGCCCTTGGCCTTGAAGCTGATCCGCCCGTCGCGAAAGAGCCGGTTGGAGATCTGGGTGAAGGCGTCCGCGGCCATCGGGCCGCGGCGGATGGTGGCGTAGGCGGGCGCGGTCACAGCTCGGACCACCCTCGCCTCGTCAGGTCGTCTCCGGCCAGCGGCGTCCAGACCGGTGCCGACGGGCCCTGCTCTTGGAGGTCCTCAAGGATGGCTGCGCCGAGCGGGACGACTTGGGCCAGGCGGGCGGCCAGCGGGTTAGCGACGGCCATCGCCTGCAGGTCCGCAACCCGACGCTCCATCACGGTGCGCGAGGCACCGGTCAGCACGAACAGGACGCGCGGATAGACCGGGTAGGAGCGCTGCCAGACCGGGACCTGCGCGGCCGTGGTCTGGCGGCGGCGTGCCGCACCGACCGGGAGTGGGGCGTAGTCCAGGAAGCGCCCGTAGGCCATGAGTTTTGATGCGAGGCGTTCGCTGGACATGGTGGCGCGGTCGACTTCGACGAAGGCCCGCAGTTGTCGGCGTGAGCCGCTTGGGCCGTTGATGGTGTAGCGCATCAGCGCGTCCGCAATGACGGCGTCGGCGCGCTGGTCGGACAGGCGGTGGTAGACCTCGGGTTCCCAGTCCAGTGGCCCGTACTCGTCGCCGCGCTGGCGGGCCTCGGCCAGGAAGGCCAGGTGGGTGCGCAGGACGTCCAGGCTGTGGGGTGCGCGGCGGCGCAGATGGGTGCCCTGGACCAGGGGGTACTCGCGGCCGCGTACCTCGGGCATGGCCTGGCACAGGTCTCGGCCGGCGGCGGTGAGCAGCCACAGCTTGGTGCGGCCCGGCCCGGGAAGGTTGACCGAGATGACCAGCTCGTCAGCTGCCAGTTCGCGCAGCAGGCGGCGGGTGGCGGCTTGCTGGCGCGCGATGCCCACCAGGTGGTGCAGGTGCGCGGTGGTGGCCATGCGGTGCAGGTAGAGGCAGGCCAGCACCGTGTACGGGACGTCGATGTCGGTCATTCGAACTCCGTGGTCGTGGTGGGCTTGGCCAGCTCCACCCGGGCGGCCGTTTTAGTCGTGCGGGGTGTGGCCGTAGGGCGGCGGAGGAAGTCCGCGACCTTCTGGTCGTGCTGGTCGGCGATGCGGTGCAAGGTGGCCGCTGCACGGGCACCGAGGGCACGGGCGCTGGCCTGGGTGAGGTCGCCGAGGTGCTTGTCGCTGCGCAGGGCGGCGAAGACTTCTCCTGGTTGGGGGCCGCGCACGGTCAGCGGGCCGCGCTGTGTGCCGCCGGCAGTGAAGGAGAGGGCGTGGTGGTAGCGGGGCAGTTCGGCGACCTGCCGTACCGAGAGAGCGCCGTGCCACTGCTCGGTGACGGCCCGGACGGAGTCGAGGGAGCCCGCGGTGGTGGAGAGCATGGACGCGTTCTGCAGGAGAGAGGCGCGGGTGCCTGCGTTGATGCGCTCCAGCAGCTGGACCAGGACATGGAGGCGGATGCCGAACTTGCGCAGCTGCTCGGTGATGTCCGCGATGGTGGAGCCGGCGCCGGCCTGGTCGAGGGAGATCATCTCGTCCAGCCAGACGTGGAACGGCTTGCGCTTCGTCTCCGGCAGGTCGCCGCGGGAAAGGCCGGCGCGGAAGACGTCGCGCAGCAGGAGGTTGACCAGGAGGCGCTGAGTGGGGCCGGTGCCGCCCAGGCACAGCCACACAATCCGGCGGCGGTCCATGGCCGCACGCGCGTTCCATTTGCCGGTGGGGGCGCCGAGCAGGGCGCGGGCGACCGGGTCGGCGGCGAGGCGGTCCAGGGGGTTGAGGACCGGGGCGAGCGCGTCGTAACCGTAGCCGGTGAAGGTGGTGGTCCACCACGCCTTCGCCGCAGCAGGGAGCTTGGCGAGGACGGCTTCGCGGAACGCCGGGTCGGTGAGCAGGGTGCGGACCTGGAACACGGTGGCCTGCGCGGCCGGTTGCCCCGCTTGGGCGGCCAGCCGGTTGATCTCGACCAGTGCCTCGAGGGCTTTGAAGAAGATGGTGGTGGCGCGCGGTGCGGTGTGGTCGTCCCAGCCGAGGACGAGTCCGAAGGAGTCCACTGTTGCGCGCACCACTTCGTCGGCGCGTTGGCCGGCGTCCATGCCGAGTGGGTTCCACGAGGGCAGGCGGGCGGTGTCGTGGCGGCCGGTCAGGTCGATCCGCCATACCCGATCCCGCAGTTGGTCGTGGGCGAGGAAGGGTGCGGCTGCGGTCCAGGAGTCGGCGTGCGGGTCGACGAAGAAGACGCCGTCACCGGCGAGTGCGACGGCGATGGCCTGGACGACGGCGCGGGTGGTCTTGCCGTAGAAACTCTTGCCGACCGACACCGAGAACAGTGACTCCGAGAGCGGTGAGGCAATGAGCCGGGTGGTGCCGTCGGGGCTGCGGTACCAGCCCTGGGGCATCAGCGGCTCACCCAGTTGGTAGACCGGCAGGGCTGCGGCGGTCAGCGGTTGGCGGCAGTGGACGGTGGGGGGCTTGAGCCATCCGGCGAGTTCGTGGATGTTCAGCCAGGAGTCCGTGTGAGGGTGGAGCCGCCCGGTGTTCCAGCGGCGGTCGAAACCGCGGCGGCGCATGGTGTGGTTGGCGCTCCACTGCCACGGGCCCAGGCGGGTGCCGTCCACGCGCAGGCGGGAGCGTCCGGCGTAGAGGTCCATCGCAGCAGTCAAGGTTTTGAGGGCGCGTTCGGCGCGGCCCTTGTGGTCGGAGGCGCAGCGGACCAGGAGCTGGAGGCGGACCAGGCCGATGTCGTCGGCCAGGCGGCCCCAGACCTGGCGGGTGTCGACGGGGCGGGGCCGGACTGGCATCGTCAGGCGCCGAGCGGGAACGCCGGTGCCGAATCCGCTCTCGAGGAGGTGGGCGAGTTGGTAGGTGACCGAGTCCCTCGCCGTGTCGGTGTCCGCGATCGCACGCCGGGTGGCCTTGCGGGCCTGCGCTTGGGCGCGGGCCCGGGCTGCTGCGGCGAGCTGCCAGCGCTTGAGTCGCAGGCGCCAGTTCGGGACCGGCTGCAGGTCCAGGACGACCTCGGCCAGGTCGCCGAGGTCGGCGCGGACCGCGGCGACGGCATCGACGATCGGCTGCAGCGGGTCGGGCTGCAGCGGCACCTGGCGCAGCGTTGCGGCGGGATCGCCTGCCAGGGCGAACTCGGCGCGCAGGGTGTGCTGTCGCACCCGGTCCCGGACCGGGCGTCCCCGTTGGACGGTGACCTGGTCGTAGGGGGTGGTGGACAGCAGGTGCCGGGCGCTGACATGCCCTTCGACGCTGTAGGCGAGCGGGGCATCCGTGGTGCCGTCGGCGCGCATCCGGATCCGGACCGCCTTCGCGCACGCCGGCGCCCACCACGGTCCCGAGCGTGCGGCCCGCAGCAGCACTGCGGCACCGCGGATGATCTCCTCGGCGCAGGGGTCGAACGAGCGCGCGGGCTGGAGGATGTAGCGCACCCGGTGGTCGAGGATCTTGGCGGTGAGCCGCTCGCGCAGGAACCAGGCGGCGCTGACCAGTGGCAGCGCGCAGATGGTGATCACGACCAGGTGCCCGGACAGCCACGCGGGGGTGTGCCCCAGCAGGACCGCGAAGCGGATCAGCAGCCGGAACAGGTCCTTTGTCAGCCCGGTCACCGCGCACGCTCCCAGTTCGTGGGGGCGGTGACGGCATGGAGGGTTGAGTCGATGTGATGCACAGTCGCCTTCCAGGGAATCGGTGGGATCCGACACGGGAAGCAGACCCGGGCAGGGTCACCGCTACGGTCTCCAGAACCGCCCGGCCAGCTCACGACGCGATAACAACCACCGGTATCCAGGGGGGGCTGACGGGTCACCAGGGTGGCCTGGGCCGTGGCAGCGAAGGTGGACCGGTGGTCGGTGCTGATGGGCCCATCCGAGAGCAACGCCGCAGGCGCCTTCACCGGCGCCGGCCGGGAGACCAGGGAGCGGATCGAGGCCCTCACCGAGGAGATGGTGGTACCCGGGGTACCAGGTGCTCAGCAGGATGGGCTGGACGAGCGGGTCTTGCAGCTCGAGGCGATCGCCGCCGCGGTGAGGGCGGTCAACGACGGAGCGGGCATCGGGCTCGCAGGAGGGTGGCCACTCGGACAGCAAGGTGAACAGGTCCTCGCGAGGCAGTCGTGGCCAGGCAGCGCCAGCCAGAGCAACTCAGCGCTCACAATGCCGAGGTCACGACCCCCTCTACCGCCCACAGCTCGGCACACCTGTGCGCGCGAAGAGCCGGGTGAGCGAAGCGACTTGCAGCGCGGTGGCCGGGTGCGTCGTGCCAGCTGCGCGGACACCGGACCACAGGGCACGTGCCCGGTCGTAAGCCGCTCGCGCCTCCCAGTGCCCGGCGCCGAAGTTCTGTGCCCACCCGTGCGCGGCGCGCGCGTACAGCTGGACGGCTCGCACGTCGTCGCCGATCTCGTGGCACACGTGCGCAAGCAGTTCGGTGGCGTGCCACAGCTGGCTGCTGTTCGGCCCGAAGGCGCGTTCCGCGTCCCACAGCAACGTGCGGGCAGCCCAGGCCGCCTCCAGCAACCGGCGTTCACCGAGTGCGTCGACGACCCGGGCGGCGGCAGCCTGCGTCCAGTCTGGCTCTCTCCAGGCGGAATCCTCCTCGGCGCCGACCGTGGCCGTCTGCGCCAGGTACACCGGCGGGTCCAGCGCCTCCTCCTCGCAGCCCAGCACCGTGTGCAGGGGAAGCTGCGTGCGGACCGGGTTGCGCAGGGCTGAGCGCGAGCGCACGCGCTGCGCTTTCCAGCGCCTGGCTGCGGTCCAGGCCACAGGTGCCGGCCACAGGACGATGCCCGCGAAGACCGTCAGGGCCGCGAGAAGCACGCGGGCAGGTCCGGGTCCGAACCCGTCACGCCCAGGGTGGGCGAGGCGTTCTGGCAGTGGTGCCCCGGCCCGGGCGAGGAACAAGAGCCCACCGGACACGTAGAGGACGGTCCCCGCGAAAGGCAGGTCGGGGTGGGGTAGCAGCGGAAGGTCGGGCACATGTCCTCCTCCAGGGATGTGCCAGCAGCCAACGCCACACCGGTCACCGCCACGGTCTCCAGTTGCGCCGACGGTGGACTCAATGCCGTAACAGGCTCCGTCCGGCCGTGCGCTGAAGGGGTATCGGCGGGCACCTATCCCCGGGGTGACGTGGTGTGCATGGGGTGCTGGCCTGCGGTGGATACCTTTGCGGTGACCGGGTGCGAGGAGTAACCAGTCGGTCTGAAGGTGGGGTGCTCTCATGTTGTCCCCGCGGGCGTGCGAGCCTGCCGCCTGCCGCCGCACCTTGACCGGGCATCTCGACCAGCTCCGCTACGACACCGCCCTCGCCGGCGACTGGGCGATCCCACCGGCGCCGTTGCAGGCGCCTGCCGCCACTTGCCGACTGGCTCGACCTCACCGGGCCCGCGGGGGCCTTCCTGGGGCCGAAGCCGTCCTCCGCGCGGTCGTCGCCAACGGCGACTTCGACCTCTACTGGCGTCACTACGCGCGCGCATCCATGCCGACGGTTACTGCGCAATCGGTGCGCGCAGAACCGCTCTGCGCTGCGCGTGCGCATCGCTCCCTCCGCCGGTGGCCGAAGTGCGCGGCGATCTGGTGCGCACCCTTCAGTGCGCAGTCGGCGGTGATGCGCAGGAGCAGGGCGGCGCGCATGTCCTCTCGATCGGTGCGCGGTGGGCGAGCGCCGCGGCTCGTTGGCCGGGTTGCGTCGCGCGTGACGCAGGGGGTGCTCGGTGATGGACATGGCACTGCTGCAGCGTTGGTGACGGCCGATCGCATCGGGGTTGGGGTGGATCGCGTTGCCCTGGGTGGTGCCGGCTGGGCGGACGCAGCCGGCCAAGGCGGACTCCGCCAACACCTCGATCCGGCGGGCAGGCGACGGCAGGCG
This genomic interval from Streptacidiphilus rugosus AM-16 contains the following:
- a CDS encoding DEAD/DEAH box helicase gives rise to the protein MNRSDRPAHHHAVSGQRMGDYNDRPSDQKAPSGLSLRSEFANTASSTPVLPAVGSFDELDMPSALLPVLTRNNVVSPFPIQAATLPSALAGRDVLGRGRTGSGKTIAFGLAVLARTAGRRARPRRPLALVLVPTRELAQQVTEALTPYAEAVRLRMATVVGGMSINRQARELTRGAEIVVATPGRLKDLIQRGDCHLGAVSVTVLDEADQMADMGFLPQVTELLEQVAEGGQTMLFSATLDRNVDRLVERFLTDPVTHSVDPSTATVGTMEHHLLHVDRRDKDATITRIASRDGKVIMFIDTRQDADQLVENLLANGVRAAALHAGKSQPQRTRTLEQFRTGQVTALVATNVAARGIHIDGLDLVVNLDPPNGHKDYLHRGGRTARAGESGTVVTLVLPSQRRAMERMMATAGITPASSKVRSHDAELVRITGARVPSGIPVVIPEPVIERPRRNPSASGSRWGRPAYRGRNPHSANTSRSAAVPRRTAPAA
- a CDS encoding cold-shock protein, whose amino-acid sequence is MANGTVKWFNAEKGFGFIEQEGGGPDVFAHYSNINANGFRELLEGQKVEFDVAQGQKGPQAENIRPL
- a CDS encoding replication-relaxation family protein codes for the protein MTDIDVPYTVLACLYLHRMATTAHLHHLVGIARQQAATRRLLRELAADELVISVNLPGPGRTKLWLLTAAGRDLCQAMPEVRGREYPLVQGTHLRRRAPHSLDVLRTHLAFLAEARQRGDEYGPLDWEPEVYHRLSDQRADAVIADALMRYTINGPSGSRRQLRAFVEVDRATMSSERLASKLMAYGRFLDYAPLPVGAARRRQTTAAQVPVWQRSYPVYPRVLFVLTGASRTVMERRVADLQAMAVANPLAARLAQVVPLGAAILEDLQEQGPSAPVWTPLAGDDLTRRGWSEL
- a CDS encoding P-loop NTPase family protein → MTGLTKDLFRLLIRFAVLLGHTPAWLSGHLVVITICALPLVSAAWFLRERLTAKILDHRVRYILQPARSFDPCAEEIIRGAAVLLRAARSGPWWAPACAKAVRIRMRADGTTDAPLAYSVEGHVSARHLLSTTPYDQVTVQRGRPVRDRVRQHTLRAEFALAGDPAATLRQVPLQPDPLQPIVDAVAAVRADLGDLAEVVLDLQPVPNWRLRLKRWQLAAAARARAQAQARKATRRAIADTDTARDSVTYQLAHLLESGFGTGVPARRLTMPVRPRPVDTRQVWGRLADDIGLVRLQLLVRCASDHKGRAERALKTLTAAMDLYAGRSRLRVDGTRLGPWQWSANHTMRRRGFDRRWNTGRLHPHTDSWLNIHELAGWLKPPTVHCRQPLTAAALPVYQLGEPLMPQGWYRSPDGTTRLIASPLSESLFSVSVGKSFYGKTTRAVVQAIAVALAGDGVFFVDPHADSWTAAAPFLAHDQLRDRVWRIDLTGRHDTARLPSWNPLGMDAGQRADEVVRATVDSFGLVLGWDDHTAPRATTIFFKALEALVEINRLAAQAGQPAAQATVFQVRTLLTDPAFREAVLAKLPAAAKAWWTTTFTGYGYDALAPVLNPLDRLAADPVARALLGAPTGKWNARAAMDRRRIVWLCLGGTGPTQRLLVNLLLRDVFRAGLSRGDLPETKRKPFHVWLDEMISLDQAGAGSTIADITEQLRKFGIRLHVLVQLLERINAGTRASLLQNASMLSTTAGSLDSVRAVTEQWHGALSVRQVAELPRYHHALSFTAGGTQRGPLTVRGPQPGEVFAALRSDKHLGDLTQASARALGARAAATLHRIADQHDQKVADFLRRPTATPRTTKTAARVELAKPTTTTEFE